A single genomic interval of Flavobacteriales bacterium harbors:
- a CDS encoding T9SS type A sorting domain-containing protein yields the protein MRRPVLVAALLAASCSLAQTLVPNMPDPNIDVYAIEKIGGTVYIGGGFTTVNGQPYTRLARFNAATGALDSWAPQVDNNYVNTITRAGDKLIAGGSFSAVNGQSRLGIAMFDLATGALEPWIDVANFVSWRQGVAAQGSTFYYCPFSPCRIVAVDATTSLPTGWESTPNFEEQGYINALLVADGFVYAGGDFRFATGASMFDDLCRFHLSTGELDSTWHPQPAVNNFGITSIVRTNDHVVVGGDYDVIAGQNRQGVAAFTPNGTLAPFNPNNSSYEVLSLFPGGDRIWVGGNSYLMGGQTRYRIAQLDLATGAATCWNAAPISNGWSTVQAILVAGDTVYAGSFGGPELAVLVGGPLPPAPASITGPAAVAPGSVMTYTVPFIAGHTWTWTISGGTGSSTTNSIDVTWGSGPVGVVSVVANNTGQSNCSSDPTELQVSISGTNGVGAIEAEATGIVLFPNPTTGRLTIRRENEAPAEMDVRVVDALGREVRSALLRGSAAELDLGGLPAGCYSVLVSTADGVWSGRVMKE from the coding sequence ATGCGTCGACCCGTCCTCGTGGCCGCTCTGCTGGCCGCTTCCTGTTCCCTGGCCCAGACCCTGGTGCCCAACATGCCCGACCCGAACATCGATGTGTACGCCATCGAGAAGATCGGCGGCACGGTGTACATCGGCGGTGGCTTCACCACGGTGAACGGCCAGCCGTACACGCGCCTGGCCCGCTTCAACGCGGCCACCGGGGCGCTGGACAGCTGGGCTCCGCAGGTGGACAACAACTACGTGAACACGATCACGCGTGCGGGCGACAAGCTGATCGCCGGCGGCTCCTTCAGCGCGGTGAACGGCCAGTCACGGCTGGGCATCGCCATGTTCGACCTGGCCACGGGTGCGCTCGAGCCGTGGATCGACGTGGCCAACTTCGTCAGCTGGCGCCAGGGCGTGGCGGCGCAGGGCAGCACCTTCTACTACTGCCCGTTCAGCCCCTGCCGCATCGTGGCGGTGGATGCCACCACCAGCCTGCCCACCGGCTGGGAGAGCACGCCGAACTTCGAGGAGCAGGGCTACATCAATGCGCTGCTGGTGGCCGATGGCTTCGTGTACGCGGGGGGCGACTTCCGCTTCGCAACAGGCGCGTCCATGTTCGACGACCTGTGCCGCTTCCACCTGTCCACGGGCGAGCTGGACAGCACCTGGCACCCGCAGCCGGCGGTGAACAACTTCGGCATCACCTCCATCGTGCGCACCAACGACCACGTGGTGGTGGGCGGCGACTACGATGTGATCGCCGGGCAGAACCGACAGGGCGTGGCGGCCTTCACGCCCAACGGGACGCTGGCGCCCTTCAACCCGAACAACAGCAGCTACGAGGTGCTGAGCCTGTTCCCGGGCGGCGACCGCATTTGGGTGGGGGGCAACTCGTACCTGATGGGGGGCCAGACGCGCTACCGGATCGCCCAGCTCGACCTGGCCACCGGGGCCGCCACCTGCTGGAACGCGGCCCCGATCAGCAACGGCTGGAGCACGGTGCAGGCCATCCTTGTGGCGGGTGACACGGTGTACGCGGGCTCCTTCGGTGGTCCGGAGCTGGCCGTGCTTGTCGGTGGTCCCCTGCCCCCGGCCCCGGCCTCCATCACCGGACCGGCTGCCGTGGCTCCGGGTTCGGTCATGACCTACACCGTGCCCTTCATCGCCGGCCACACGTGGACGTGGACCATCAGCGGCGGCACCGGAAGCTCCACCACCAACAGCATCGACGTCACCTGGGGTTCCGGCCCGGTGGGCGTGGTGTCCGTGGTGGCCAACAACACCGGGCAGTCCAACTGTTCCAGCGATCCCACTGAACTGCAGGTATCGATCTCAGGCACCAACGGTGTGGGTGCGATCGAAGCGGAGGCAACAGGGATCGTGCTGTTCCCCAATCCGACCACGGGCCGGCTCACGATCCGGCGGGAGAATGAGGCACCAGCGGAGATGGACGTCCGCGTGGTGGATGCGCTCGGTCGCGAAGTGCGGTCGGCCCTGCTGCGGGGATCGGCTGCGGAGCTGGATCTGGGCGGCCTGCCGGCCGGCTGCTACAGCGTGTTGGTGAGCACAGCTGATGGCGTGTGGTCCGGTCGGGTGATGAAGGAGTAG